Proteins encoded by one window of Candidatus Nitrosocosmicus hydrocola:
- a CDS encoding DUF6920 family protein: MVIFIALFNSHLKESIKKLSISSKNTSYSQFSFTQIESLPSPVQRYFRYSLNQGQHYISDARLIHDGEFRQNEHQKWMPIRGEEYFSTEQPGFVWLGKIQLLPFIWITGLDELIDGQGKFQIKLMSHITIAEAPKGRKLDEGELMRWLGETPLFPTALLPSKYLKWEDVDSNSSKAVVNYDELAVNLIFYFNESGEIIKMEGNRYRSINDSYVKEKWVGYYSNYTKIENMMVPLALEVAWNTQAGIFSYAKFNIKEIFYNFQKY, from the coding sequence TTGGTTATATTTATTGCGTTGTTTAACTCGCATTTAAAAGAAAGTATCAAAAAACTCTCCATCAGTTCCAAAAATACATCTTATAGTCAATTTTCTTTTACCCAAATAGAGAGCCTGCCTTCGCCTGTTCAACGATATTTTAGGTATTCTTTGAATCAAGGACAACATTACATTAGCGATGCTAGGTTAATACACGATGGCGAATTCCGACAAAATGAACATCAAAAATGGATGCCAATCCGAGGTGAAGAGTACTTTTCAACAGAACAGCCCGGGTTTGTATGGCTCGGCAAAATACAATTATTGCCATTTATTTGGATCACAGGATTGGATGAACTTATTGATGGACAAGGTAAGTTTCAGATAAAGTTGATGTCTCATATCACAATTGCAGAAGCTCCAAAGGGCAGGAAATTAGATGAAGGGGAACTAATGAGATGGCTTGGAGAAACGCCGTTGTTTCCTACGGCTTTGTTACCAAGTAAATATCTTAAATGGGAAGATGTAGACTCAAATTCGTCAAAAGCTGTAGTAAACTACGATGAACTAGCAGTTAATCTGATATTTTATTTTAATGAAAGTGGAGAGATTATCAAGATGGAAGGGAATCGCTACAGATCTATTAATGACTCCTATGTAAAAGAAAAATGGGTTGGTTACTATTCAAATTACACAAAGATAGAGAATATGATGGTCCCTTTGGCACTTGAAGTTGCCTGGAATACTCAAGCAGGAATCTTCAGTTATGCAAAGTTTAACATAAAAGAAATATTTTATAATTTTCAAAAATACTGA
- a CDS encoding DUF6328 family protein has product MKDNEEFNDDSNNNKDKLVEHYDSILRESSLLTTVAGILFGFLLNISVNPTTEFGEGNKVLLLVALFTITVATLLFSMPVIYHHFQYPYRKFEKFQLRSHRFIVFGIIPFFVTLYICLSLAILILLRSSFFEFFGNIYGFSFIFASIPFIILIILYMNRK; this is encoded by the coding sequence TTGAAAGACAACGAAGAATTTAACGATGATTCAAATAATAATAAAGACAAATTAGTAGAACATTATGATTCGATCTTAAGGGAGAGCTCACTATTAACTACCGTTGCTGGAATCTTATTTGGATTTTTGTTAAATATTTCTGTGAATCCCACTACCGAGTTTGGTGAAGGTAACAAGGTGTTATTGTTAGTCGCATTGTTCACAATAACCGTTGCTACGCTTTTATTTAGCATGCCCGTTATATATCATCATTTTCAGTATCCATATAGAAAGTTTGAAAAGTTTCAATTACGTAGTCATCGATTCATTGTATTTGGGATTATCCCATTCTTTGTCACCCTTTACATATGTTTATCCTTAGCCATCCTGATCCTGCTTAGAAGTTCATTTTTCGAATTTTTTGGTAATATTTATGGGTTTAGTTTCATCTTTGCATCTATTCCCTTCATAATTCTCATAATATTGTATATGAATAGAAAATAA
- the hsp20 gene encoding archaeal heat shock protein Hsp20: MSNDIIPSDWINRFFNTRFGNLWGGRGSGLLDTRDLYSDFDGIHEEMNRMFDVFNNLSTSAPKELVREYETKDGDKVREVGPIVYGYSMTIGPDGKPQVREFGNLKSGANNKVKAIGGQLGQSSHISAEREPLVDVNTTDKEVKVVVEMPGIRKTDIQIKAYDSQVEVITSKDAQRKYHKKIDLPEQADIETARSVYNNGILEITFDKKKTNKPAGKVIKID; this comes from the coding sequence ATGAGTAATGACATAATTCCAAGCGATTGGATTAACAGATTCTTCAACACAAGATTCGGAAACCTTTGGGGTGGAAGAGGGAGTGGATTATTAGACACAAGAGATCTATATTCAGACTTTGATGGTATTCATGAAGAAATGAATAGAATGTTTGATGTATTTAACAATCTTTCGACAAGTGCACCAAAGGAACTAGTTAGAGAATATGAAACAAAAGATGGCGATAAGGTTAGGGAAGTAGGACCAATAGTATACGGATATTCCATGACTATTGGACCAGATGGCAAACCACAGGTAAGGGAATTTGGAAATCTCAAATCGGGAGCAAATAATAAAGTAAAAGCAATAGGAGGACAACTGGGACAATCATCGCACATATCGGCAGAAAGAGAGCCTTTAGTCGATGTTAATACCACAGATAAAGAGGTCAAAGTAGTGGTTGAAATGCCTGGAATTAGAAAGACAGATATTCAAATAAAAGCATATGATTCTCAAGTCGAAGTAATAACGTCAAAGGACGCCCAGAGAAAATATCACAAGAAGATAGACCTTCCCGAGCAAGCAGACATCGAAACCGCAAGATCGGTATATAACAATGGCATATTGGAAATAACTTTTGACAAAAAGAAAACCAACAAACCAGCAGGTAAGGTAATTAAAATAGACTAA